The Meiothermus ruber DSM 1279 genome includes the window CGTTCACGTGGGGTTTGGTGCGCTCAAATACGCCTTTCGCCATAGCAGTTTCACTCCTTCTGCAGTAATCAGGGGCTGGGGCTCAACCTGTGCCCCAACCCCGGTTGTTCATTGCCCCTTAATCAGCTTCTGCGCGATGTTTTGGGGCACTTGCTCGTAGTGGTCGAAGAACATCGAGAACTGGGCCCGCCCTTGGCTCATCGAGCGCATATCGTTGGCGTAACCGAACATCTCGGCCAGAGGGACGAAGGCCCGCACCAGCCGGGCGTTGCCCCGCTCCTCCATACCTTGAATCTGCCCACGGCGGGAGTTAAGGTCGCCAATGATGGAGCCCAGGAACTCCTCAGGGGTGATGACCTCAACGCGCATGATGGGCTCGAGGATGGCCGCACCGCCCTTCTCGATGGCCTCTTTAATGGCCATTGAACCGGCAATCTTGAAGGCCATTTCGGAGGAGTCCACCTCGTGGTAGCTACCGTCGTAGAGGGTGACCTTAATGTCCACAATGGGGAAACCGGTGAGGGGCCCCGACTGCATGGCTTCCTCGATGCCTTTTTGCACCGCCGGGATGTACTCGCGCGGAATCACGCCGCCCACAATGGCGTTGACGAACTCGAAGCCCGAGCCACGGCCCAGGGGTTCGGCCTTGATCTTGACGTGACCATATTGACCACGCCCACCCGACTGGCGCACGAACTTACCCTCGACATCCACCGGGCGGGTGATGGTCTCGCGGTAGGCCACCTGGGGCTTGCCCACGTTGGCGTCCACCTTGAACTCGCGCTTGAGGCGATCCACGATGATTTCCAGGTGCAGCTCACCCATCCCCGAGATAATGGTCTGGCCGGTCTCGGGGTCGGTGGAGACGCGGAAGGTGAGGTCTTCCTCACCCAGCCGCGCCAGGGCCACGCCGAGCTTGTCCTGGTCGGCTTTGGTCTTGGGCTCGATGGCCAGGTCGATCACGGGCTCGGGTACTTCGATGGACTCGAGGATAATCGCCTCGTCCCCATCTCCTACCAGCGAGTCGCCGGTGATGGTTTCCTTGAGACCCACCACCGCACCCAGCTCGCCCGCGCGCAGCTCTTCCACCTCTTCGCGGTGGTTGGCGTGCATCTGGAGCAGCCGGGCCACACGCTCTTTCTTGCCCTTGGTGGTGTTCTGCACGTAAGAACCCGACCTTAAGGTACCGGAGTACACCCGCACAAAGGTCAGCCGGCCCACGTAGGGATCCGCCATAATTTTGAAGGCCAGGGCCGCCAGGGGGCCGTTGGGATCGGCCGGGCGCTCGACCTCCTCACCGTTCTCGGTTTTACCCCGAATGGGGGGAATATCCAGCGGCGAAGGCAGGTAGTCCACCACCCCGTCCAGGAGCAGTTGGACGCCCTTGTTCTTGAGGGCCGAACCCAGGAAAACCGGGAAGATCTCCATGGCAATGGTGCCCTTGCGGATGGCCCGGACGAGCTCCTCTTCGGTGGGCTTTTCGCCCTCGAGGAACTTCATCATGATGTTCTCGTCGTAATCGGCGGCGGCTTCCACCAGTTTCTCGTAGTACTCCGCAGCCTGGGCCTTCAGTTCCTCGGGGATCTCAACCACTTTAATGTCGGTGCCCAGGTCGTTGCCGTAGATGTAGGCCTTCTGGCGCAGCACATCCACGATGCCCTTGAAGGTATCCTCGCGGCCGATGGGCAGTTGCATCACCACCGGCCGGGCCCCCAGGCGCTCTTTCATGGTGTTGACCACCAACCAGAGGTCGGCCCCGGTCTTGTCCATCTTGTTGGCGAAGGCGATGCGGGGCACCCGGTATTTGTCGGCCTGGCGCCAGACCGTCTCGGACTGGGGCTCCACCCCTTGCGAAGCATCGAACACCGCCACCGCACCGTCCAGCACCCGCATGGAGCGCTCCACCTCGATGGTGAAGTCCACGTGGCCGGGGGTGTCGATGATGTTGATGCGGTGCTCAATACCGGTGCCGCTGTGCTTCCAGTTGGCCGTGGTTACGGCAGCGGTAATGGTGATGCCCCGTTCGCGCTCCTGCTCCATCCAGTCCATGGTGGCAGCGCCTTCGTGCACCTCACCGATTTTGTGGATGCGGCCGGTGTAGTAGAGGATGCGCTCGGTGGTGGTGGTCTTACCAGCGTCAATGTGGGCCGCAATCCCGATGTTGCGGAAGAGTTTCAGGTCAAAACCAGTCTTGACGGACATACTTACCACCGGTAGTGGGCGTAGGCTCGGTTGGCTTCGGCCATACGCTCAACATCTTCTTTCTTTTTGACGGCTCCGCCCTTGCCCTCAGCGGCTTCCAGCAGCTCGGCCGCCAGACGCTGGTGGGCTTCACG containing:
- the fusA gene encoding elongation factor G — its product is MSVKTGFDLKLFRNIGIAAHIDAGKTTTTERILYYTGRIHKIGEVHEGAATMDWMEQERERGITITAAVTTANWKHSGTGIEHRINIIDTPGHVDFTIEVERSMRVLDGAVAVFDASQGVEPQSETVWRQADKYRVPRIAFANKMDKTGADLWLVVNTMKERLGARPVVMQLPIGREDTFKGIVDVLRQKAYIYGNDLGTDIKVVEIPEELKAQAAEYYEKLVEAAADYDENIMMKFLEGEKPTEEELVRAIRKGTIAMEIFPVFLGSALKNKGVQLLLDGVVDYLPSPLDIPPIRGKTENGEEVERPADPNGPLAALAFKIMADPYVGRLTFVRVYSGTLRSGSYVQNTTKGKKERVARLLQMHANHREEVEELRAGELGAVVGLKETITGDSLVGDGDEAIILESIEVPEPVIDLAIEPKTKADQDKLGVALARLGEEDLTFRVSTDPETGQTIISGMGELHLEIIVDRLKREFKVDANVGKPQVAYRETITRPVDVEGKFVRQSGGRGQYGHVKIKAEPLGRGSGFEFVNAIVGGVIPREYIPAVQKGIEEAMQSGPLTGFPIVDIKVTLYDGSYHEVDSSEMAFKIAGSMAIKEAIEKGGAAILEPIMRVEVITPEEFLGSIIGDLNSRRGQIQGMEERGNARLVRAFVPLAEMFGYANDMRSMSQGRAQFSMFFDHYEQVPQNIAQKLIKGQ